A portion of the Trichomycterus rosablanca isolate fTriRos1 chromosome 17, fTriRos1.hap1, whole genome shotgun sequence genome contains these proteins:
- the s1pr1 gene encoding sphingosine 1-phosphate receptor 1, which translates to MADSVYSDLIAKHYNFTGKYRKIEKPSGLKADSVVFIIVCCFIILENILVLLTIWRTKKFHKPMYYFIGNLALSDLLAGVVYTANILLSGANTYKLSPMQWFFREGSMFVALAASVFSLLAIAIERHLTMLKMKLHNSGNTCRVFMLISTVWFIAAILGGLPVMGWNCIQSMTTCSTVLPLYHKTYILFCTTVFSVILMAIVALYARIYVLVRTRSRKLVFRKVTNGRASGNKSSEKSMALLKTVIIVLSCFIACWAPLFVLLLLDVACEIRTCHILYKAEWFLALAVLNSAMNPLIYTLTSNEMRRAFIKMLMCSQPSGKFSRPIMGAEFSRSKSDNSSHPNKEEPEYSPRETVVSSGNINSSS; encoded by the coding sequence ATGGCAGACTCGGTGTACTCTGACCTGATAGCCAAGCACTACAACTTCACTGGGAAGTATCGTAAGATAGAAAAGCCTTCCGGACTCAAGGCTGATTCTGTTGTGTTCATCATCGTTTGCTGCTTTATCATTTTGGAGAATATCCTGGTTCTTCTCACGATCTGGAGAACCAAAAAGTTTCACAAGCCTATGTATTACTTTATTGGGAACTTGGCGCTGTCAGACTTGCTGGCGGGAGTGGTGTACACGGCGAATATCCTGCTCTCAGGAGCCAATACGTATAAACTCAGTCCTATGCAATGGTTCTTCCGAGAGGGGAGCATGTTTGTGGCCTTGGCTGCTTCGGTGTTTAGCTTGTTGGCTATTGCAATCGAGCGTCACCTCACCATGCTTAAGATGAAGCTCCACAACAGCGGTAATACATGTCGAGTCTTCATGCTCATCAGCACCGTCTGGTTCATTGCTGCTATTCTCGGTGGATTGCCTGTAATGGGCTGGAACTGCATCCAGAGCATGACCACCTGTTCCACGGTGCTGCCGCTCTACCACAAAACCTACATCTTGTTCTGCACGACTGTTTTTAGTGTCATCCTCATGGCCATCGTGGCCCTCTACGCCCGGATCTACGTGCTCGTGCGCACCCGCAGCCGCAAGCTGGTCTTCCGAAAGGTCACTAATGGGCGCGCGAGCGGAAACAAGAGCTCAGAGAAGTCGATGGCTCTTCTGAAGACGGTCATCATCGTCCTGAGCTGTTTTATCGCCTGCTGGGCGCCGCTTTTTGTCCTGCTCCTCCTGGATGTAGCCTGCGAGATTCGCACCTGCCACATCCTGTACAAAGCAGAGTGGTTCCTCGCTCTGGCTGTACTCAATTCTGCCATGAATCCACTCATCTACACGCTCACCAGCAATGAGATGCGTCGGGCGTTCATCAAGATGCTGATGTGCTCTCAGCCGTCAGGCAAGTTCTCCAGGCCTATCATGGGTGCTGAGTTCAGCCGGAGCAAATCGGACAATTCTTCACACCCAAACAAGGAAGAGCCGGAGTATTCACCCAGGGAGACTGTTGTATCCTCGGGAAACATCAATTCTTCTTCTTAA